The following are encoded together in the Microterricola viridarii genome:
- a CDS encoding PspA/IM30 family protein encodes MSDNTARMRTIFRTKTSKALTRMEDPRDALDDSYEQQVKLLHEVRGAVAEVATAKKRIELQGEEMGARHRRLGEQATEAMAQGREDLARAALQRRASLEGQVAKLQEQHASLQAQTSQLQERERRLAEQIAAFRVEKETLKATYSASEAQVRANESVAGIGANMNDVGAGLDRARDRVTQMQARAQATGDLLASGALQDLTAAPDADIERQLSELASRADIERQLNALKAEGGEGGRGSGMTVHSPDGWLSIGQAPPTP; translated from the coding sequence ATGAGCGACAACACCGCGCGGATGCGTACGATCTTCCGCACCAAGACATCCAAAGCGCTCACCCGGATGGAGGATCCGCGCGACGCCCTCGACGATAGCTACGAGCAGCAGGTGAAGCTGCTGCACGAGGTGCGGGGGGCCGTCGCCGAGGTCGCAACGGCGAAGAAGCGCATCGAGCTGCAGGGCGAGGAGATGGGGGCGCGCCACCGCCGTCTGGGGGAGCAGGCCACCGAAGCCATGGCGCAGGGACGCGAGGACCTCGCCCGCGCCGCGCTGCAACGCCGCGCCTCGCTGGAGGGCCAGGTGGCGAAGCTGCAGGAGCAGCACGCCTCGCTGCAGGCGCAGACCTCCCAGCTGCAGGAGCGGGAGCGCCGGCTGGCCGAGCAGATCGCCGCCTTCCGCGTTGAGAAGGAGACCCTGAAGGCCACGTACAGTGCCTCCGAGGCGCAGGTGCGGGCGAATGAGTCGGTCGCTGGCATCGGCGCGAACATGAACGACGTCGGAGCCGGCCTTGACCGCGCGCGCGATCGCGTCACGCAGATGCAGGCCCGCGCGCAGGCGACCGGCGACTTGCTCGCCAGCGGCGCCCTCCAGGACCTGACGGCGGCACCCGACGCCGACATCGAGCGCCAACTCTCCGAGCTGGCGTCGCGCGCCGACATCGAGCGCCAGCTCAACGCGCTGAAGGCGGAGGGTGGCGAGGGCGGCCGTGGCTCCGGCATGACGGTGCATTCCCCCGACGGCTGGTTGAGCATCGGGCAGGCACCGCCGACTCCGTAA
- a CDS encoding patatin-like phospholipase family protein — MNESLQHSSARDSRTALVLGGGGSAGNAWLIGVVAGLVEAGLDVTRADLIIGTSAGSTAAAQITGAPPAGLLADILAAVPHSQTGAAGSGRGPAPTTSVTSQMETTGAIIAAAADAADMRRRLGAWALATDGASNVAAQTRWRTTVAARLPEQRWPQQRVLITAVNAQTGEPTVFDRHSGVELADAVAASCSSGFAYRIGDSRYIDGGYRRNENADLAAEYARVLVLSPFGGRSRHPQDWGMDLATQLAELRASGSRVETIFPDGASNAAFGDNMMDLSRRAPAAQAGFEQGRARAEKLTEFWH, encoded by the coding sequence ATGAATGAATCACTTCAGCACAGCTCGGCACGCGACTCCCGCACCGCATTGGTGCTGGGAGGTGGCGGCTCGGCCGGCAACGCGTGGCTGATCGGTGTTGTCGCCGGCCTGGTCGAGGCCGGGTTGGATGTCACGCGCGCCGACCTGATCATCGGCACCTCGGCCGGATCGACGGCCGCAGCCCAAATCACGGGTGCGCCCCCCGCCGGGCTGTTGGCCGACATCCTCGCTGCAGTTCCCCATTCGCAGACTGGAGCGGCCGGATCTGGTCGCGGTCCAGCGCCGACGACGTCGGTGACGAGTCAGATGGAGACCACGGGCGCGATCATCGCCGCCGCCGCCGATGCGGCCGACATGCGCCGACGGCTCGGGGCGTGGGCGCTCGCGACGGATGGCGCGTCAAACGTGGCTGCCCAAACCCGCTGGCGCACGACCGTCGCCGCGCGGCTGCCAGAGCAGCGCTGGCCGCAACAGCGGGTGCTCATCACGGCGGTCAACGCCCAGACGGGTGAGCCGACCGTGTTCGACCGGCACAGCGGGGTCGAGCTGGCCGACGCCGTGGCCGCCAGCTGTTCCAGCGGCTTTGCCTACCGAATCGGTGACAGTCGGTACATCGACGGCGGCTACCGCCGGAACGAGAACGCCGACCTGGCCGCCGAGTACGCCCGGGTGCTGGTGCTCTCACCGTTCGGCGGGAGGTCGCGGCATCCGCAGGATTGGGGCATGGACCTCGCAACACAGCTCGCGGAGCTGCGCGCCAGCGGCAGCAGAGTCGAAACGATCTTCCCGGATGGCGCCTCGAACGCCGCGTTCGGGGACAACATGATGGACCTGTCGAGGCGTGCGCCTGCCGCGCAAGCCGGGTTCGAGCAAGGCAGAGCTCGTGCCGAGAAGCTCACGGAATTCTGGCACTGA
- a CDS encoding S1C family serine protease translates to MNATHDLTGTHTGMLRRRGLAVLSTAAAATLVVGSGFGGVAAFAATAAGTGASTASTASAQNLPYGGQAQSGSAQLPFTSGGYGDPSSGSGSSGSTSTATVAATPAQQLGVVDVTSQLTYDNAEAMGTGIVLSSSGEILTNNHVVAGSTNISVTVVSTGASYTASVVGTDATADIAVLQLSGASGLQTAAIDSSSTATVGSAVTGVGNAGGVGGTPSAVAGTLTALDQTITTQAEGAAASETLTGLIESSADIQAGDSGGPLYNASNQVIGIDTAAASGGAVAGYSIPIATALSVAGQIESGQASAEITLGSPAFLGVEVVPAGDTSVYGYGNGFGGGTSTSTVPGAMIGGVIDGTAAAAAGLAAGDTITAVNGTAISSASDLTTALAGHAPGQTVTVNWTDASGAPATATVTLGVGPAA, encoded by the coding sequence ATGAACGCAACGCATGATCTCACAGGCACACACACGGGCATGCTGCGCCGGCGCGGGCTGGCCGTGCTCTCGACCGCAGCCGCGGCAACCCTCGTCGTGGGCTCGGGCTTCGGGGGCGTCGCGGCCTTCGCCGCAACCGCGGCCGGCACGGGCGCATCAACCGCCAGCACCGCCAGCGCGCAGAACCTGCCGTACGGCGGTCAGGCGCAATCCGGCTCGGCGCAGCTGCCGTTCACCTCGGGTGGCTACGGCGACCCATCCTCCGGTTCCGGCAGCAGCGGATCGACGAGCACCGCCACCGTCGCCGCCACCCCCGCGCAACAGCTTGGCGTCGTCGACGTGACCTCGCAGCTCACCTACGACAACGCGGAGGCGATGGGAACCGGCATCGTGCTCAGCTCCAGCGGTGAGATCCTCACCAACAACCACGTCGTGGCGGGCTCGACGAACATCAGCGTCACCGTCGTGTCGACGGGCGCGAGCTACACGGCTTCCGTCGTCGGCACGGATGCCACGGCCGATATCGCCGTGCTGCAGCTTTCCGGGGCATCCGGGCTGCAGACCGCCGCCATCGACAGCTCGTCGACGGCCACAGTCGGGAGCGCCGTCACCGGGGTCGGCAACGCAGGCGGGGTCGGGGGAACGCCGTCGGCCGTCGCCGGAACGCTGACCGCTCTCGACCAGACCATCACGACGCAGGCGGAGGGGGCGGCGGCATCCGAAACCCTGACCGGGCTGATCGAATCCAGTGCCGACATCCAGGCCGGCGACTCGGGTGGGCCGCTCTACAACGCGAGCAACCAGGTCATCGGGATCGACACCGCTGCGGCGAGCGGCGGCGCGGTCGCCGGCTACTCCATCCCCATCGCCACCGCACTGTCGGTCGCGGGACAGATCGAGTCGGGGCAAGCCTCGGCTGAGATCACCCTCGGCAGCCCGGCCTTCCTCGGTGTCGAGGTGGTCCCCGCCGGGGACACCTCGGTCTACGGCTACGGCAACGGGTTCGGTGGCGGCACGTCAACGTCGACCGTTCCGGGAGCCATGATCGGCGGAGTCATCGACGGCACGGCCGCCGCGGCCGCCGGCCTCGCCGCCGGCGACACGATCACGGCCGTGAACGGCACGGCGATCAGCTCGGCATCCGATCTCACCACGGCGCTCGCCGGACACGCGCCTGGCCAGACCGTGACCGTTAATTGGACGGATGCTTCGGGGGCCCCCGCCACGGCGACGGTCACGCTGGGGGTGGGGCCAGCCGCATAG